In a genomic window of Variovorax paradoxus:
- a CDS encoding inorganic phosphate transporter — MATVQVALWVVMVLVALAILFDFMNGFHDAANSIATVVSTGVLRPGQAVVFAAFFNLIAIFVFHLSVAATVGKGIAQPGVVDVHVVFGALIGAISWNLVTWYYGIPSSSSHALIGGIVGAVIAKTGTSGLVASGIWKTVAFIFVSPVLGFLLGSLMMVIVAWTFRRATPSRIDRWFRRLQLVSAGAYSLGHGGNDAQKTIGIIWMLLIATGYASAGEAEPPTWVIVSCYAAIALGTMFGGWRIVKTMGQKITKLKPVGGFCAETGGALTLFLATALGIPVSTTHTITGAIVGVGSAQRASAVRWGVAGNIVWAWIFTIPASAFVAAIAYWVSWQIF; from the coding sequence ATGGCAACGGTGCAGGTCGCCCTCTGGGTGGTGATGGTGCTGGTCGCGCTCGCGATCCTGTTCGACTTCATGAACGGCTTCCACGACGCCGCCAACTCGATCGCGACCGTGGTGTCCACGGGCGTGCTGCGGCCCGGCCAGGCCGTGGTGTTCGCCGCCTTCTTCAACCTGATCGCGATCTTCGTCTTCCACCTGAGCGTGGCGGCCACCGTGGGCAAGGGCATCGCCCAGCCCGGCGTGGTCGACGTGCACGTGGTGTTCGGCGCGCTGATCGGCGCCATCAGCTGGAACCTCGTCACCTGGTACTACGGCATCCCCAGCAGTTCCTCGCATGCGCTGATCGGCGGCATCGTCGGCGCCGTGATCGCCAAGACCGGCACCAGCGGCCTCGTGGCCTCGGGCATCTGGAAGACCGTGGCCTTCATCTTCGTCTCGCCGGTGCTGGGCTTCCTGCTCGGCTCGCTGATGATGGTGATCGTGGCCTGGACCTTCCGCCGCGCCACGCCCTCGCGCATCGACCGCTGGTTCCGGCGGCTGCAACTGGTCTCGGCCGGCGCCTACAGCCTGGGCCACGGCGGCAACGACGCGCAGAAGACCATCGGCATCATCTGGATGCTCTTGATCGCCACCGGCTACGCCTCGGCCGGCGAGGCCGAACCGCCGACCTGGGTCATCGTGAGCTGCTACGCCGCGATCGCGCTGGGCACCATGTTCGGCGGCTGGCGCATCGTCAAGACCATGGGCCAGAAGATCACCAAGCTCAAGCCCGTGGGCGGCTTCTGCGCCGAGACCGGCGGCGCGCTCACCCTGTTCCTGGCCACCGCGCTGGGCATTCCCGTGTCGACCACCCACACAATCACCGGCGCCATCGTCGGCGTGGGCTCGGCGCAGCGCGCGAGCGCGGTGCGCTGGGGCGTGGCGGGCAACATCGTGTGGGCGTGGATCTTCACGATCCCGGCGTCGGCGTTCGTGGCGGCGATCGCCTACTGGGTGAGCTGGCAGATCTTCTGA
- a CDS encoding porin: MKKSLVALAAVLAAGGAAAQSSVTLFGVVDASVSNYSTKSEYRGTNPLLFGASRKQSQTALANGSSSSSRLGFRGTEDLGGGLAASFWLESGITNDDGKTGVAAFDRRSTVSLSGGFGEIRLGRDYTPTYWNDNVFDPFGLRGVGTSLISRVGDSLSRKGGTAPNGASASDNYARASNSIGYFLPPNLGGFYGQFQYALHENVKFDENVIESPSKRGSYFGGRVGYANGPLDVAVSYGSDNKDSTPLTATTVLTPALAAQAFKNRINTFNLGASYDLGAAKLFGEYSSARNKFDNVTTLGALNYVNSVTDKYDGFLLGVSVPVGPGQIKASYGYLKYKAGQNPVVNPALALFGNPELSTKANQFAIGYVHNLSKRTALYATLARVRIKDGQNNPTVFGRVTTGGAPAYLATAGWAPRSSTGYDFGLRHSF; encoded by the coding sequence ATGAAAAAATCCCTGGTGGCATTGGCCGCCGTGCTGGCGGCCGGCGGAGCGGCTGCTCAATCGTCGGTGACGCTGTTCGGCGTGGTCGATGCGAGCGTGAGCAACTACTCGACCAAGAGCGAGTACCGCGGCACGAACCCGCTGCTGTTCGGCGCCTCGCGCAAGCAGAGCCAGACGGCCCTGGCGAACGGCAGCAGCAGCTCCAGCCGCCTCGGTTTCCGCGGCACCGAAGATCTGGGCGGTGGCCTGGCAGCGAGCTTCTGGCTCGAATCGGGCATCACCAACGACGACGGCAAGACCGGCGTCGCCGCGTTCGACCGTCGCTCCACCGTGAGCCTGTCGGGTGGCTTCGGCGAAATCCGCCTCGGCCGCGACTACACGCCCACCTACTGGAACGACAACGTGTTCGATCCCTTCGGTCTGCGTGGCGTGGGCACGAGCCTGATCAGCCGCGTCGGCGACTCGCTGTCGCGCAAGGGCGGCACCGCTCCCAACGGCGCGTCGGCCAGCGACAACTACGCGCGCGCCAGCAACAGCATCGGCTACTTCCTGCCGCCGAACCTCGGTGGTTTCTACGGCCAGTTCCAGTACGCGCTGCACGAGAACGTGAAGTTCGACGAGAACGTGATCGAGTCGCCGTCCAAGCGCGGTTCGTACTTCGGCGGTCGCGTCGGCTATGCCAACGGCCCGCTCGACGTGGCTGTGTCGTACGGCTCGGACAACAAGGACTCCACGCCGCTGACCGCGACCACGGTCCTGACCCCGGCACTGGCCGCGCAAGCGTTCAAGAACCGCATCAACACCTTCAACCTCGGCGCGAGCTACGACCTCGGCGCGGCGAAGCTGTTCGGCGAATACTCGTCGGCCCGCAACAAGTTCGACAACGTCACCACCCTGGGTGCCCTGAACTACGTCAACAGCGTGACCGACAAGTACGACGGCTTCCTGCTCGGCGTCAGCGTGCCGGTGGGCCCGGGCCAGATCAAGGCTTCGTACGGCTACCTGAAGTACAAGGCGGGCCAGAACCCCGTCGTGAACCCGGCCCTCGCGCTGTTCGGCAACCCCGAGCTGTCGACCAAGGCCAACCAGTTCGCGATCGGCTACGTGCACAACCTGTCGAAGCGCACCGCGCTGTATGCCACGCTCGCTCGCGTGCGCATCAAGGACGGTCAGAACAACCCGACCGTCTTCGGTCGCGTGACCACCGGTGGCGCCCCGGCCTACCTGGCCACCGCCGGCTGGGCACCGCGCTCGTCGACGGGCTACGACTTCGGTCTGCGTCACAGCTTCTGA
- a CDS encoding TM2 domain-containing protein, whose protein sequence is MKSKTTTAWLAFLGGPLGLHRFYLRGLGDWLGWLLPIPTALGLYGVERVRMYGVDDGWSWVLIPCLGFTIAGCALTAIVYGLMTPEKWNARYNAGAALDAEPGRTSWATIGAVVLALFFGSTILMASIVFSFQRYFEHQVEEGRKISQ, encoded by the coding sequence ATGAAAAGCAAGACGACCACGGCCTGGCTGGCCTTCCTGGGCGGCCCGCTGGGCCTGCACCGCTTCTACCTGCGCGGACTCGGCGACTGGCTCGGCTGGCTGCTGCCGATCCCGACCGCGCTGGGCCTCTACGGCGTCGAGCGCGTGCGCATGTACGGCGTCGACGACGGCTGGAGCTGGGTGCTGATCCCCTGCCTCGGCTTCACCATCGCCGGCTGCGCGCTCACGGCCATCGTCTACGGCCTGATGACGCCCGAGAAGTGGAACGCGCGCTACAACGCCGGCGCCGCCCTCGACGCGGAACCGGGGCGCACGAGCTGGGCCACCATCGGCGCGGTGGTGCTGGCACTGTTCTTCGGCAGCACGATCCTCATGGCGAGCATCGTGTTCAGTTTTCAGCGCTACTTCGAGCACCAGGTCGAAGAGGGCCGGAAGATTTCCCAGTAG
- a CDS encoding N-acetyltransferase: MTTIRPSREDDIPAIAAIYAHHVLHGTGTFETEPPSPTEMAARRADVLGKGLPYLVAERDGELLGFAYCNWFKPRPAYRYSAEDSIYLAEAARGQGLGARLLAALAEAAEAAGVRKLIAVIGDSANAGSIGVHRGQGFTQVGVLKDCGWKFGQWRDVVLMEKSIGEGSSTRPE; encoded by the coding sequence ATGACAACGATCCGCCCCAGCCGCGAAGACGACATTCCGGCGATCGCCGCCATCTACGCACACCACGTGCTGCACGGCACCGGCACCTTCGAGACCGAGCCGCCCTCGCCCACCGAGATGGCCGCCCGGCGCGCCGACGTGCTGGGCAAGGGGCTGCCCTACCTGGTCGCCGAGCGCGACGGCGAACTGCTCGGCTTCGCCTACTGCAACTGGTTCAAGCCGCGCCCGGCCTACCGCTACTCGGCCGAGGACTCGATCTACCTGGCGGAGGCCGCGCGCGGCCAGGGCCTGGGCGCGCGGCTGCTGGCCGCCCTCGCCGAGGCGGCCGAGGCCGCCGGCGTGCGCAAGCTGATCGCGGTGATCGGCGACTCGGCCAATGCCGGCTCGATCGGCGTGCACCGCGGCCAGGGCTTCACCCAGGTCGGCGTGCTCAAGGACTGCGGCTGGAAGTTCGGCCAGTGGCGCGACGTCGTGCTGATGGAAAAGAGCATCGGCGAAGGCAGCAGCACCCGTCCCGAATGA
- the rpsP gene encoding 30S ribosomal protein S16, which produces MVVIRLSRGGAKGRPFFNIVVSDKRVRRDGRFIERLGFYNPTAKENEESIRIAQDRLTYWKSVGAQPSPTVARLIRQAAAAAPKAAA; this is translated from the coding sequence ATGGTCGTCATTCGACTCTCCCGTGGCGGTGCCAAAGGCCGTCCGTTCTTCAACATCGTCGTGTCGGACAAGCGCGTTCGCCGCGATGGCCGTTTCATCGAGCGCCTGGGTTTCTACAACCCGACCGCCAAGGAAAACGAGGAAAGCATCCGCATCGCTCAGGACCGCCTGACGTACTGGAAGAGCGTCGGCGCCCAGCCGTCGCCCACCGTCGCGCGCCTGATCCGTCAAGCCGCCGCTGCCGCTCCCAAGGCTGCCGCCTAA
- the rimM gene encoding ribosome maturation factor RimM, with amino-acid sequence MLPALEAAELPADAIEVGRIADAWGIKGWFKVLPHSAQPEALFSSKRWFLQAPGASATTAFRLAISEAKEHSDCIVASSRDVPDRNAAEALRGARVFVPRSSFPSTGDDEYYWVDLIGLEVVNREGIVLGTVRELLASGPQTTLVIAAEQDGKAVERMVPFVSAFVDGVDLAGRRITVDWQPDY; translated from the coding sequence ATGCTGCCCGCGCTCGAAGCCGCCGAATTGCCGGCGGATGCGATCGAAGTCGGACGCATCGCCGATGCCTGGGGCATCAAGGGCTGGTTCAAGGTCCTGCCCCACAGCGCCCAACCCGAGGCGCTTTTTTCTTCCAAGCGCTGGTTCCTGCAGGCCCCCGGGGCTTCGGCGACCACCGCCTTCCGGCTCGCGATCAGCGAAGCCAAGGAACACTCCGACTGCATCGTCGCCTCGTCGCGTGACGTGCCCGACCGCAACGCGGCCGAGGCGCTGCGTGGCGCGCGGGTGTTCGTGCCGCGCTCGAGCTTCCCGAGCACCGGCGACGACGAGTACTACTGGGTCGACCTGATCGGCCTCGAGGTCGTGAACCGCGAGGGCATCGTGCTTGGCACGGTGCGCGAGCTGCTCGCCTCCGGCCCGCAGACCACATTGGTGATCGCGGCCGAGCAGGACGGCAAGGCCGTCGAGCGCATGGTGCCCTTCGTCTCGGCCTTCGTCGATGGCGTCGATCTCGCGGGCCGGCGCATCACGGTCGACTGGCAGCCCGACTACTGA
- the trmD gene encoding tRNA (guanosine(37)-N1)-methyltransferase TrmD — protein sequence MRFDILTLFPELFAPFMASGVTRRAYESKQVEVVLWNPRDYAPGNYKRVDDRPFGGGPGMVMMAEPLSACLAAAQAARGTPAPVVLFSPIGEALRHEAVERWSASEGAVLVCGRYEGIDQRFIDAHVTHQVSLGDFVLSGGEIPAMALLDAVARLQPGVLGDEASHVQDSFNPALDGLLDCPHYTRPEQWNGQGVPAPLMSGHHAQIERWRRDQRLAITARERPELIDAARAAGRLNAADEAVLKKKL from the coding sequence ATGCGCTTCGACATCCTCACGCTGTTTCCCGAACTGTTCGCGCCCTTCATGGCCAGCGGCGTGACGCGCCGCGCCTACGAATCGAAGCAGGTCGAGGTGGTGCTGTGGAATCCGCGCGACTATGCGCCCGGCAACTACAAGCGCGTGGACGACCGCCCGTTCGGCGGCGGCCCCGGCATGGTGATGATGGCCGAGCCGCTGTCGGCCTGCCTGGCCGCGGCGCAGGCCGCGCGCGGCACGCCGGCCCCGGTGGTGCTGTTCTCGCCGATCGGCGAGGCGCTGCGCCACGAGGCGGTCGAGCGCTGGTCGGCCAGCGAGGGCGCGGTGCTGGTCTGCGGCCGCTACGAGGGCATCGACCAGCGCTTCATCGACGCCCATGTCACGCACCAGGTCAGCCTCGGCGACTTCGTGCTGTCGGGCGGCGAGATCCCCGCGATGGCACTGCTCGACGCGGTGGCGCGGCTGCAGCCCGGCGTGCTCGGCGACGAGGCCAGCCATGTGCAGGACAGCTTCAATCCCGCGCTCGACGGCCTGCTCGATTGCCCGCACTACACGCGGCCCGAGCAGTGGAACGGGCAGGGCGTGCCGGCGCCGCTGATGTCGGGCCACCATGCGCAGATCGAGCGCTGGCGCCGCGACCAGCGGCTGGCGATCACCGCCCGGGAACGCCCCGAATTGATAGACGCGGCCCGCGCTGCCGGCCGCCTGAACGCCGCCGATGAGGCGGTGCTCAAAAAAAAGCTATAA
- the rplS gene encoding 50S ribosomal protein L19 — protein sequence MNLIQTLEQEEISRLGKTIPDFMPGDTVIVSVNVVEGTRKRVQAYEGVVIAKRNRGLNSGFTVRKISSGEGVERTFQTYSPLIANIEVKRRGDVRRAKLYYLRDRSGRSARIKEKLPGKSSNASAA from the coding sequence ATGAACCTCATCCAGACCCTCGAGCAGGAAGAAATTTCCCGTCTCGGCAAGACCATCCCCGATTTCATGCCCGGTGACACGGTCATCGTCAGCGTGAACGTCGTCGAAGGCACCCGCAAGCGCGTGCAGGCCTACGAAGGCGTGGTGATCGCCAAGCGCAACCGTGGCCTCAACAGCGGCTTCACCGTGCGCAAGATCTCCAGCGGCGAAGGCGTGGAACGTACCTTCCAGACCTACAGCCCGCTGATCGCCAACATCGAGGTCAAGCGCCGCGGCGACGTGCGCCGCGCCAAGCTGTACTACCTGCGCGACCGCAGCGGCCGTTCGGCTCGCATCAAGGAAAAGCTGCCGGGCAAGTCGTCGAACGCCTCGGCCGCGTAA
- a CDS encoding CoA pyrophosphatase → MSSATSEPVNAVAPTMLPPFDPRKVPVVGGGAADGLPAVALEQLTAQALRARFATPPAWAPELRREPRMTGREPAQAAVLVPIVQRPQGPTVLLTERTANLSTHSGQVAFPGGRVDPEDANIAAAALREAWEEVGLSASYIEVLGSLPTYTTVTSFIVTPVVSLVEPGFELTINPYEVAQAFEVPLGWLMDPANHRRHAVPAGDGTQRHWYSMPYQDGSEERFVWGATAGMLRNLYRFLSA, encoded by the coding sequence ATGTCCTCCGCCACCTCCGAACCCGTCAATGCCGTCGCGCCCACGATGCTGCCGCCATTCGACCCGCGCAAGGTCCCGGTGGTGGGCGGCGGCGCGGCCGACGGGCTGCCCGCGGTGGCGCTGGAGCAGCTGACGGCGCAGGCGCTGCGCGCGCGTTTCGCCACGCCGCCGGCCTGGGCGCCCGAACTGCGCCGCGAGCCGCGCATGACCGGCCGCGAGCCCGCGCAGGCCGCCGTGCTGGTGCCGATCGTGCAACGCCCGCAGGGCCCGACCGTGCTGCTCACCGAGCGCACCGCGAACCTGTCGACCCATTCGGGCCAGGTCGCGTTCCCGGGCGGCCGCGTTGATCCCGAAGACGCCAACATCGCGGCCGCCGCGCTGCGCGAGGCCTGGGAAGAGGTCGGCCTGTCGGCCAGCTACATCGAAGTGCTCGGCAGCCTGCCGACCTACACCACGGTGACCTCGTTCATCGTCACGCCGGTGGTGTCGCTGGTCGAGCCCGGCTTCGAGCTCACGATCAATCCCTACGAGGTCGCGCAGGCCTTCGAGGTCCCGCTGGGCTGGCTCATGGACCCGGCCAACCACCGCCGCCATGCCGTGCCCGCGGGCGATGGCACGCAGCGCCACTGGTACTCCATGCCCTACCAGGACGGCAGCGAGGAGCGCTTCGTCTGGGGCGCCACGGCCGGCATGCTGCGCAATCTCTACCGCTTCCTGAGCGCCTGA
- a CDS encoding CobD/CbiB family protein, which produces MSFFAILCALLIEQVRPLAPHNPVYGGVLAWTRWTSRNFDAGKPHHGWIAWGLAVFVPTLLALGIHWLLVLTLGLPFAVLWSIAVLYVTLGFRQFSHHFTDIRDALDEGDEPLARSLLAHWQGVDAAELPRSEIVRHVIEHSVIAAHRHVFGVLAWFSVLAAVGLGPAGAVFYRMSEFVARYWLHKNGAAVQPSSESVQQAAEGAWHAIDWLPARITALGFAVVGSFEEAIDCWRNDARRFPSENDGVILAATSGAVNVRLGGGRLRPIPSVDPLPRAQAGESFADTRRTDSGSTPGREPEPGHLRSVVGLVWRSVVMWMVLLALLTLARLLG; this is translated from the coding sequence ATGAGCTTCTTCGCCATCCTGTGTGCGTTGCTGATCGAGCAGGTGCGGCCGCTGGCCCCGCACAACCCCGTGTATGGCGGCGTGCTCGCATGGACGCGCTGGACCAGCCGCAACTTCGACGCGGGCAAGCCGCACCATGGATGGATCGCCTGGGGCCTCGCCGTCTTCGTGCCGACGCTGCTCGCGCTCGGCATCCACTGGCTGCTGGTGCTCACGCTGGGGCTGCCGTTCGCGGTGCTCTGGAGCATTGCGGTGCTCTACGTCACCCTGGGCTTTCGCCAGTTCAGCCACCACTTCACCGACATCCGCGACGCGCTCGACGAAGGCGACGAACCGCTGGCGCGCTCGCTGCTCGCGCACTGGCAGGGCGTGGACGCCGCCGAACTGCCGCGCAGCGAGATCGTGCGCCACGTGATCGAGCATTCGGTGATCGCCGCGCATCGCCACGTGTTCGGCGTGCTGGCTTGGTTCTCGGTGCTCGCCGCGGTCGGCCTGGGGCCGGCCGGCGCGGTCTTCTACCGCATGAGCGAATTCGTCGCGCGCTACTGGCTGCACAAGAACGGCGCGGCCGTCCAGCCCTCGAGCGAATCGGTGCAGCAGGCCGCCGAGGGCGCCTGGCATGCGATCGACTGGCTGCCCGCGCGCATCACGGCGCTGGGCTTCGCGGTGGTGGGCAGCTTCGAGGAAGCCATCGACTGCTGGCGCAACGACGCGCGCCGCTTTCCGAGCGAGAACGACGGCGTGATCCTCGCGGCCACCTCGGGCGCGGTCAACGTGCGCCTGGGCGGCGGCCGGCTGCGGCCGATTCCCAGCGTCGATCCGCTGCCGCGCGCGCAGGCCGGCGAATCCTTCGCCGACACCCGGCGCACCGACAGCGGCAGCACGCCGGGCCGCGAGCCCGAGCCCGGCCACCTGCGCAGCGTGGTGGGCCTGGTCTGGCGCTCGGTCGTGATGTGGATGGTGCTGCTCGCGCTGCTGACGCTCGCGCGGCTGCTGGGCTGA